A genomic window from Diospyros lotus cultivar Yz01 chromosome 2, ASM1463336v1, whole genome shotgun sequence includes:
- the LOC127794191 gene encoding uncharacterized protein LOC127794191 isoform X2, with protein sequence MSTCLQIWSCWLVTLLVALTLPSSQAHVKNENGLKTSVFLSPKFELGPGSVVNKFYYDIDFPRGHIALKSFNAEVVDEAGNSIPLHETYLHHWVTFRYHHRKGVEVPKYNGNLGFHQSDILMVRNSGPCANGLGQYFGLGSETRRTATQVPDPYGIEVGNPAEIPPGYEERWMMNVHAIDTRDVEDKLGCTECRCDLYNVTIDEYGRPLRPGYIGGLKCCHDETQCRLREGFEGARRGLYMRYTVKWVDWDTSIVPVKIYIFDVTDMWKKLDSGSGNKHFCLVEYDVVSCSSTDLTNDSCTDTRRVSLAMPKGGTVVYAVAHQHTGGIGSTLYGEDGRIICSSIPTYGDGIEAGNESGYIVGMSTCYPRANSVKISDGETLVLESNYSRKQRHTGVMGLFYLLVADAEPKPNSSLHVPSEKHEQMTPALSLWGVALFGGAIAVAIVAAYRKKSERGDGYQSIPT encoded by the exons ATGTCAACTTGTTTGCAAATTTGGTCATGTTGGTTAGTGACTCTACTGGTGGCTTTAACCCTTCCGAGTTCACAAGCTCATGTAAAGAATGAAAATGGTTTGAAAACTTCTGTCTTTTTATCACCTAAGTTTGAACTTGGACCGGGATCAGTGGTGAACAAATTCTACTACGACATTGACTTTCCAAGAGGTCATATTGCTCTCAAGAGTTTCAATGCAGAAGTAGTTGATGAGGCTGGAAACTCTATCCCCCTTCATGAAACTTATCTTCACCACTGGGTTACATTCAGATACCATCATCGTAAAGGTGTTGAAGTTCCTAAATACAATGGCAACCTGGGTTTTCACCAGTCCGATATTCTCATGGTGAGAAATTCTGGACCATGTGCGAATGGTCTTGGGCAATATTTTGGCCTTGGATCTGAAACAAGAAGAACAGCCACACAAGTGCCCGATCCTTATGGTATAGAAGTTGGTAATCCAGCTGAAATTCCTCCTGGATATGAGGAGAGATGGATGATGAATGTCCATGCAATTGACACAAGGGACGTAGAAGATAAGTTGGGATGTACAGAGTGCAGGTGTGATCTCTATAATGTCACAATAGATGAATATGGTCGTCCTTTAAGGCCAGGTTACATAGGTGGCTTGAAATGCTGCCATGATGAGACACAATGCAGGCTTAGAGAGGGCTTTGAGGGTGCCAGGAGAGGCCTTTACATGAGATATACAGTTAAATGGGTTGATTGGGATACTTCCATTGTGCctgttaaaatttatatttttgatgtGACTGATATGTGGAAAAAATTGGATTCTGGATCGGGTAATAAACATTTTTGCCTG GTTGAGTATGATGTTGTATCTTGCTCGTCAACAGATTTAACTAATGATAGCTGCACTGACACCAGGAGAGTAAGCCTGGCTATGCCAAAAGGCGGTACTGTTGTCTATGCTGTTGCACACCAGCACACAGGAGGAATTGGTTCAACTCTTTATGGAGAG GATGGACGGATCATATGCTCTTCAATACCAACTTATGGAGATGGGATTGAAGCAGGAAATGAGAGTGGTTATATTGTTGGAATGTCCACCTGTTATCCTCGTGCAAACTCTGTAAAGATATCTGATGGGGAGACTCTCGTCTTGGAATCTAATTACAGTAGGAAGCAGAGGCATACTGGAGTCATGGGACTGTTCTACCTTTTGGTTGCCGATGCAGAACCGAAGCCCAATTCTTCTCTTCATGTTCCATCTGAG
- the LOC127794191 gene encoding uncharacterized protein LOC127794191 isoform X4, with product MSTCLQIWSCWLVTLLVALTLPSSQAHVKNENGLKTSVFLSPKFELGPGSVVNKFYYDIDFPRGHIALKSFNAEVVDEAGNSIPLHETYLHHWVTFRYHHRKGVEVPKYNGNLGFHQSDILMVRNSGPCANGLGQYFGLGSETRRTATQVPDPYGIEVGNPAEIPPGYEERWMMNVHAIDTRDVEDKLGCTECRCDLYNVTIDEYGRPLRPGYIGGLKCCHDETQCRLREGFEGARRGLYMRYTVKWVDWDTSIVPVKIYIFDVTDMWKKLDSGSGNKHFCLVEYDVVSCSSTDLTNDSCTDTRRVSLAMPKGGTVVYAVAHQHTGGIGSTLYGEDGRIICSSIPTYGDGIEAGNESGYIVGMSTCYPRANSVKISDGETLVLESNYSRKQRHTGVMGLFYLLVADAEPKPNSSLHVPSE from the exons ATGTCAACTTGTTTGCAAATTTGGTCATGTTGGTTAGTGACTCTACTGGTGGCTTTAACCCTTCCGAGTTCACAAGCTCATGTAAAGAATGAAAATGGTTTGAAAACTTCTGTCTTTTTATCACCTAAGTTTGAACTTGGACCGGGATCAGTGGTGAACAAATTCTACTACGACATTGACTTTCCAAGAGGTCATATTGCTCTCAAGAGTTTCAATGCAGAAGTAGTTGATGAGGCTGGAAACTCTATCCCCCTTCATGAAACTTATCTTCACCACTGGGTTACATTCAGATACCATCATCGTAAAGGTGTTGAAGTTCCTAAATACAATGGCAACCTGGGTTTTCACCAGTCCGATATTCTCATGGTGAGAAATTCTGGACCATGTGCGAATGGTCTTGGGCAATATTTTGGCCTTGGATCTGAAACAAGAAGAACAGCCACACAAGTGCCCGATCCTTATGGTATAGAAGTTGGTAATCCAGCTGAAATTCCTCCTGGATATGAGGAGAGATGGATGATGAATGTCCATGCAATTGACACAAGGGACGTAGAAGATAAGTTGGGATGTACAGAGTGCAGGTGTGATCTCTATAATGTCACAATAGATGAATATGGTCGTCCTTTAAGGCCAGGTTACATAGGTGGCTTGAAATGCTGCCATGATGAGACACAATGCAGGCTTAGAGAGGGCTTTGAGGGTGCCAGGAGAGGCCTTTACATGAGATATACAGTTAAATGGGTTGATTGGGATACTTCCATTGTGCctgttaaaatttatatttttgatgtGACTGATATGTGGAAAAAATTGGATTCTGGATCGGGTAATAAACATTTTTGCCTG GTTGAGTATGATGTTGTATCTTGCTCGTCAACAGATTTAACTAATGATAGCTGCACTGACACCAGGAGAGTAAGCCTGGCTATGCCAAAAGGCGGTACTGTTGTCTATGCTGTTGCACACCAGCACACAGGAGGAATTGGTTCAACTCTTTATGGAGAG GATGGACGGATCATATGCTCTTCAATACCAACTTATGGAGATGGGATTGAAGCAGGAAATGAGAGTGGTTATATTGTTGGAATGTCCACCTGTTATCCTCGTGCAAACTCTGTAAAGATATCTGATGGGGAGACTCTCGTCTTGGAATCTAATTACAGTAGGAAGCAGAGGCATACTGGAGTCATGGGACTGTTCTACCTTTTGGTTGCCGATGCAGAACCGAAGCCCAATTCTTCTCTTCATGTTCCATCTGAG TGA
- the LOC127794191 gene encoding uncharacterized protein LOC127794191 isoform X3, which yields MSTCLQIWSCWLVTLLVALTLPSSQAHVKNENGLKTSVFLSPKFELGPGSVVNKFYYDIDFPRGHIALKSFNAEVVDEAGNSIPLHETYLHHWVTFRYHHRKGVEVPKYNGNLGFHQSDILMVRNSGPCANGLGQYFGLGSETRRTATQVPDPYGIEVGNPAEIPPGYEERWMMNVHAIDTRDVEDKLGCTECRCDLYNVTIDEYGRPLRPGYIGGLKCCHDETQCRLREGFEGARRGLYMRYTVKWVDWDTSIVPVKIYIFDVTDMWKKLDSGSGNKHFCLVEYDVVSCSSTDLTNDSCTDTRRVSLAMPKGGTVVYAVAHQHTGGIGSTLYGEDGRIICSSIPTYGDGIEAGNESGYIVGMSTCYPRANSVKISDGETLVLESNYSRKQRHTGVMGLFYLLVADAEPKPNSSLHVPSEH from the exons ATGTCAACTTGTTTGCAAATTTGGTCATGTTGGTTAGTGACTCTACTGGTGGCTTTAACCCTTCCGAGTTCACAAGCTCATGTAAAGAATGAAAATGGTTTGAAAACTTCTGTCTTTTTATCACCTAAGTTTGAACTTGGACCGGGATCAGTGGTGAACAAATTCTACTACGACATTGACTTTCCAAGAGGTCATATTGCTCTCAAGAGTTTCAATGCAGAAGTAGTTGATGAGGCTGGAAACTCTATCCCCCTTCATGAAACTTATCTTCACCACTGGGTTACATTCAGATACCATCATCGTAAAGGTGTTGAAGTTCCTAAATACAATGGCAACCTGGGTTTTCACCAGTCCGATATTCTCATGGTGAGAAATTCTGGACCATGTGCGAATGGTCTTGGGCAATATTTTGGCCTTGGATCTGAAACAAGAAGAACAGCCACACAAGTGCCCGATCCTTATGGTATAGAAGTTGGTAATCCAGCTGAAATTCCTCCTGGATATGAGGAGAGATGGATGATGAATGTCCATGCAATTGACACAAGGGACGTAGAAGATAAGTTGGGATGTACAGAGTGCAGGTGTGATCTCTATAATGTCACAATAGATGAATATGGTCGTCCTTTAAGGCCAGGTTACATAGGTGGCTTGAAATGCTGCCATGATGAGACACAATGCAGGCTTAGAGAGGGCTTTGAGGGTGCCAGGAGAGGCCTTTACATGAGATATACAGTTAAATGGGTTGATTGGGATACTTCCATTGTGCctgttaaaatttatatttttgatgtGACTGATATGTGGAAAAAATTGGATTCTGGATCGGGTAATAAACATTTTTGCCTG GTTGAGTATGATGTTGTATCTTGCTCGTCAACAGATTTAACTAATGATAGCTGCACTGACACCAGGAGAGTAAGCCTGGCTATGCCAAAAGGCGGTACTGTTGTCTATGCTGTTGCACACCAGCACACAGGAGGAATTGGTTCAACTCTTTATGGAGAG GATGGACGGATCATATGCTCTTCAATACCAACTTATGGAGATGGGATTGAAGCAGGAAATGAGAGTGGTTATATTGTTGGAATGTCCACCTGTTATCCTCGTGCAAACTCTGTAAAGATATCTGATGGGGAGACTCTCGTCTTGGAATCTAATTACAGTAGGAAGCAGAGGCATACTGGAGTCATGGGACTGTTCTACCTTTTGGTTGCCGATGCAGAACCGAAGCCCAATTCTTCTCTTCATGTTCCATCTGAG CACTGA